A segment of the Microbacterium luteolum genome:
GTGGTCGAGGGATGCCGCGCACGCCAGGGCCCTGGAGCTGCTCACCGCGGTCGGGCTCCCCGCTCCGGAAGACCATCTCCGGCAGCATCCGCACGAGCTCTCCGGCGGCATGCTGCAGCGCGTGATGATCGCCGGCGCCCTGAGCGCATCGCCGGGCTTGCTCGTGTGCGATGAGCCGACCACCGCGCTCGATGTCACGACCCAGGCCGAGATCGTGCGGGTACTGCGAGAGCTGTGCGCGCAGAACGGGATGGGGATGCTGTTCATCACCCACGACCTGAATCTCGCGGGCTCGCTGTGCGATCGACTCGTCGTCATGAAGGACGGCGCGGTGATCGAGGAAGGCCCGGCGACCGCGGTGCTCTCGGCACCCGCGGCCGACTACACACGGCGGCTGGTGGCGGCGACCCCGCGCATCTCCGGGGCGATCACCGCACCCTCGCCGGCGACCGGCACCGACGCTCAGCTCGTGGTGTCGGGCGTGGGCAAGACCTACCGCCGACGTGGGAAGGAACCGGTGGTCGCCGTCGCGAACGCCGAGCTCTCGATCCCGCGCGGCGGCTCTCTCGCAGTGGTGGGGGAGTCGGGGTCGGGTAAATCGACGCTCGCCCGGATGATCGTCGGTCTCGAGGAGCCGGACGCCGGTGAGATCAGGATCGGCGGACGCTCGATGGCCGGCATCCCCCGTTCGCGGGTGGAACGCCTGGAGCGCGCGAAGAGCGTGCAGATGGTCTTCCAGGACCCGTACCTGTCGCTGGACCCGCGGATTCCCGTCGGCCGCGCGATCGACGACGTCCTGACGCTGCACACCGGGCGCCGCGGCGCGGCGGCGCGAGACCGCGCGGTCGAACTCCTCGCCGCCGTCGGACTGGGCGAAGAGTACGTCGCCGCCCGGCCCCGCACCCTCTCCGGAGGCCAGCGGCAGCGCGTGGCGATCGCACGGGCGCTCGCCGTGGAACCCGCGCT
Coding sequences within it:
- a CDS encoding dipeptide ABC transporter ATP-binding protein, with translation MSTLLDIQDLTLDLPNGDRLLHGISLQVAAGETVGLVGESGSGKSLTARAVLGLLPDRSAVGGTIAVNGRSPLAGAAARQEIRRHESAMVFQDPRAGVNPMRTVGDHVTEALRLCEGWSRDAAHARALELLTAVGLPAPEDHLRQHPHELSGGMLQRVMIAGALSASPGLLVCDEPTTALDVTTQAEIVRVLRELCAQNGMGMLFITHDLNLAGSLCDRLVVMKDGAVIEEGPATAVLSAPAADYTRRLVAATPRISGAITAPSPATGTDAQLVVSGVGKTYRRRGKEPVVAVANAELSIPRGGSLAVVGESGSGKSTLARMIVGLEEPDAGEIRIGGRSMAGIPRSRVERLERAKSVQMVFQDPYLSLDPRIPVGRAIDDVLTLHTGRRGAAARDRAVELLAAVGLGEEYVAARPRTLSGGQRQRVAIARALAVEPALLVMDEATSALDVSVQAQVLDLVAGIRRDQGLTLLFISHDLAVVRRVCAETIVMRRGEIVEAGSTEQLLGDPQHAYTRLLIDSVPVPVA